AGTTCGAGTAGCGAAATTTCAAGCTCGACGTATGCATCGACGACGTCGCCATCGGATAATAGAGGAAGCGAGAGGGAGAGTTCGGGGTCTAGATATTGAAGGTGACAGACAAGATGTCGCAGAGATCAGAATGCAATCggtgaaggggaggagTAGGAAGTCAGGTTTCCTGGAAACTGTTGAAGTTTAACTTGTACTTTCGAATAGCTATAGAAGTCGGCaggagaaagggaaatcTGAGTATACGATCATCAgttgaaaagaagggaagtaAGAGATAAGGGAGATCAAGATATCGTTCTCAACCAAGCCATTTATACGTTCCTTTTGTCAGCTTTTGGGTCTTTAACCAAAAACAATTCTGCCGACGAGTTTTGGAGTATTTTTCATGCATTTTATGATATGTGACGTATTTTCGGATATTTGAAAGAGAACGCAACGGCCAATCCCGACAATAAGGCGAAATGGTTCGGCGATGGCGAACGCGTGATCCTCATTAATGCCTTTTGAGATTCTCTCGCACGTTAAGCACACAGAGACTATAGATGTATGAATGGACGCATGAATGGACGGCATGCTACAAGATAGACAGAATCATTCAGCTGTTGTTTTGCTATTAGCAGACTGAATCGGTTAATAGCGAACGAGAGTAGGATCAAAACATCCAAGTCTGTAGATTCGACTTTTTGCCTGACGTTCCAATATAAAGCTGTGCTCAACAATCATGAACAAGGTCAGGATGTCGAACGAAGATTGTTGAAAATCCATTGGACACCGTAGTTCATTCACCTAAACTGCACCTAAACTGCTTGTTAAAGTCCGTATCGGATCTAGCGTAATTTATTAATGAAATTCCAGTGTCGTGAATGGCATGCGACAACAAGCGACTTCGGGCCTTGCCTTGTGTTGAAATCTTCGTATGAGTTTATACAGCGTTGGGAAACAGGTGTCGAAAATTGAAATTGCAAGGCATGCGCTGACCAGCGTAAAATGTTTTACAGTGACCCTGCTGACACCCATAattcattttcatcattGCTGAGATCAGTCTTCCGAAAGGCATGTTCTGTCAGCCTGCGAATTATAGAGCGCTTCTAGTAGGTGCTGTTTGTATCCGATATTCAATGTTGTCATGCAAATCATACATCGCCCATATCCTAACCCAGCTGACCAGATTAAGCCTCCTCGGTCCTGAGCTTGGCAGCGGCGTTGGTGACCCTATGCACAAAGAGAAATGTCAGTTTTCATTCACAGAACATCGAAAAAAGAAGTCTAAAGAGCACTCACTTGACACCCAAAACCTTAGCCCTAGCGATGATTTcgaccctcttcttgctgctcACACCGTGGGCGATGGAAGCGGCGTACTTGCCAGAGTGCATGAGCAAAAGCTCGAGCTCGGAGAGGTTGTGAACGAGGAGCTCCTTGTGGCCggaagggaggaggtgaCGGGTCTTCTGGTTGGAACCGTAACCAATCTTGGGCATGGGAATCTGACCCTTGAACCTTCGTCGAACCTGTGATATGATGCTGTATCAGTGTCAAGTCCGACTGCTCGAATCCACCGGCAAATCTAACGTCGTCTTCGCTTCCTGcttgtctctcttcttcaaaccgCAACTTCAAAACATTGATCTCCCATattcccctccttctctctcttctatcCCATATTGCCCATCACGATCATCCTTCAATAAACGCTCAATACTCACCCTGTTGTCAATACCCTTGGgcttcctccagctctccTTGACACCGTGGTACCTGTCAGACTGGTGCCTCTTGAAGTGCTTTGTGCGCTTCTTGACGATGGGGATGTGGGCGGGCATTTTTGCTGCAATAGGAGCCGTGGTCAGATGTTTTGCAGGTatagagaaagagagttTACCCACAAAGAGCTTGACGGTTGAAGTTTTAGACGGGTTCGCGCAAAACTGATCAATTCCAACCCAGCACCCAGAGACTCAACGGCGAATTGCGGCGTTATGAGCTAGAGAGAAGTGAGAGTCACAGGATGTGGCGACAGATTGTTCGGGGGAAAATGTTGATGCCGTCGGCGTTAAGACATTGTATATGTTATCTCCGATGCCATCGGTGAAATGTGCCTTTTTGGAGATCACTCTATAGACGTCATTCTATTATGATCCCGaatcctcttttttttattgtTGCTTCGCTTCATATGGAGGATTGGGAATGACACTGATGCCCTCCAGCGATGAATGGTAGACCGCATAGGGCCAAATACGTCCTCTTGCTAAACAAGTAAATATAAGAAATTCCCAACAACAACTCGCTCTGCAATCCTGATTCTTCACCAcaaaatcatcttccatgaCAAGCAAACAATTGACCGTGGGGCCGAAGGTTTTGAGGGTCGAAGTTTAATGGGAGTCTGCCTTCTGAACAGACCGGCATAAAAAGCTAAGAGGAAACAGGCTCTAAACTGAACTGGGCCTAATTGCTAATGGATGAAGCATGATGCTCCTTAGTTAGGAGCAAGTTTTTGAAAGTCCCAAACGCTCAAGCTGCTAGCTGTTACAGTTTTATTAAGATCTTGGAGTGGAGGTTagcatatatatatataatagaATTGAGTTCTttagtttcttttcttcagatatccctcaatgcaagtccGGGAGAATATATCCTCCAGGATCAACAACATTACATCCAATTCAGTCCTGAGAACCCAGTATCCTAGCCACCCAGACCTAGACCAGCTTTCCCTTGTTTTCCCTCTTAGTTCCTTCTCGTTTCGCGGTCGTGAGCACTTTGCGTTGGCTGAAAAGGCACGGTTGGACGAAACCTCAAAAAGACtgaaaaatggaagagcTACAAGCCTCAATAGCACCATCTCAACAATCTGGCCATGAATAATATCGCCCTTCCCCCAAGTAAATTCTCCTGGTATGATATCAGCAAAGCAGCTTCCCTATGATGGCTGGACCCATCAAAAGCCAACTCGGGCATAACGCGGAAGCCAAAGTAAACTAGGCAATGGGCGCGGAATACTGGGTGGTCTGAATAGATAATGATTTTTGGGTTGATGATCACACGCAGAAATTAAAAGTGGGCTTGAAAATTATATCgaatgaatgatgatttcTTTGCCATCACAGCAGAAGACATGCCACTGGTCGATCTTCGCCCATGGATCCGTATACGCTTGCGACTTGATTGGCAATTGCGGTATATGCATTTTACAAGGAAATTGTTCATTCAAAGTGTTccagatggatgatgatggatatAGCAGCTTTTTGCAGCGTAACACCTGGGTTTAGTACAGTCAATTAGCGGTTAAGTACGTACTGGTCAGACAACTCTGCTTAGAAATTATGAGACACTGTCCCGCTTGGCCTGAGCGAGTATTGATTAACTGCCGGCACATGTGAATAATTTGTAAGGAAAAGAACTggaagataaagaaaagcaagaacAATAATTAGAAGAGCTTGACAGAAAGCGCGGGTCAAGcagcgaggatgatgagagtATCAGATGGTCACGAAACTAATAAATATGTCATTGATTGGAGATTGACTGAGCCCTCCACCACGGTATCAAATTGTTCAATTCTTTGTTGCCAAAAGTTGCCTCCCATCCATATATAGTTTGAACTACTAATACATCTTATAAGAGTTCGAGCAGCAATGTCGGACGCATTTTCAACCCCGGCAGACCACGTTTTGTCCCACCCtgagctggaagagatCTTGGAGAATGCCCAAGCCGGGCCGTCTAGCATGGGAGATGGAGCTGAAGGATTGAGCATAGAAGAAGCTTTCGAAGTGGATGAGACTGTCAGGAGAGTACTTGAGGGTGGTTATAAGACTGTAAGTAGTGATACATATATATGAAAGAGTTACCTTGCCAGGGACCCCACCATTTGATGTTTGCATCGAAAAATGAGATGTTATGGAAGAACAGCTGACAAATGCCTCTTACAGATTGGATTACAATTCCCCGATGAGCTCTTGCCGTCTTCGGTCTCCGTCTACCGGGCCATCCAGACTCGAGTAGGACACACCGGGGCTCAAGCATATGTGCTTGCTGACAGCACGTATGGGAAGTCAGTCGTTTTTAACGTATTAACTTGGCACGAAGCTAACATTATCAAAGCTGTTGTCCGGATGTCTTGAGttgtcttcatctcccagcAGATTTCTTAGTACACTACGGACACGCTTGTCTCACTCCGTAAGCTAGGTTGGATTTCTTGCAGTCTTCGAGCTAATGAAACAGAACGGACGCTCTTCCTGTTCATTACGTCTTTCCCCGGCAAAAGCTTGACGTCAAGCAGGCTGTGCGGTCATTGTTAAGAGCGAGCAAGGACGAACTAGGGGAtgagggcaagaaaggTATAGTGGTTGTGTGGGATGTGTCATATGATTGGCTAGCGGGTGAGTTGTTTCTGGAATTTACATTTTTATGACGTGGTCTAACGAAATGGCAGGTGATATTAGGGATACATTTTCCCAGGACTTATCTGTCCCGATCAGTTTTGCATTTATTCAAAAGCCCGTCGTTGCCCCACAGAAGGTGctcaaggatggaaagggtaAGACGCCCGCTCTCAGGAGTGTAGAGCCTCCTCAGGGATTGGAAATGAATGATTGTGTCCTATGGTATAtcggtgaagaaggaagatccTGTATGAATCTGCAGATGACCCATGCCAACAATCCTGTGAGCATACCCTCAACCCATTATAGATATTTGCTGTGTCTGAAAACGTAACAGCTCTTCATCtactcaccttcttcccaatccgTATCGCCACTCCACCGCAGTacttctcgtcttctctcacGTCGTCTCTTTGCTCTCCATCAAGCGCTATCCGCTGATGTATTCGGTCTTATTGTTTCCAACATCGGTCTCGCATCCTCCAAACCCCTTCTTGCACGACTGAGAGAGGATCTGAAaagagcaaaaaagaagagttATACTCTGAGCGTCGGCAGGCTGAATCCGGCGAAGCTTGCAAATTTCGCAGAAATAGAGTGTTTCGTGTTGGTTGGTTGCGCCGAAGGTGGTGTTGTTGACTCAAAGGTGtgtctcttttttttacGATACGTAGGAGGGTGCTAACGATGTTGCTGATGTAGGATTTTTTGAGACCTATCATTACTCCTTGGGAATTAGAATTGGCACTCCAGGGCCCAGAGCACGTATGGGTACCGGAGAAGTGGACCTTGGATCTGGATACCGTTCTCAAAGGTGAGATTCATCATGCTTTCATTGTGCACATGCTAACACCCATCGATTAGATGCCCAAGAACGTGAGGCGCAAAACGAGCAAGACCCTTCCACTACTGACAGTGACGACGATTCACCCGAATTTTCACTTATTACCGGAACACTGCGAACTAAGAAACGTTTTGCCACGGGGAACGGCGGCCAGGCTTCCGACAACACCAACCTATTGGAAGACCGCGTGCGAGACCTGACCTTGCGTAACCAAAACTTTTCACTGTCCAAACTTGAATCTGCCGGAAGTACCTTTTTGGCATCAAGGGAATTCCAAGGACTACAACCGAGATATGGTATGGATGAGCCTAGTGTTTTGGAACAAGGGAGGAGCGGAGTCGCAAGAGGCTATACAGAGGAGAAGTAGAGAAGTCCTTTTGGACGTGCCTTCAAAGAGTGTTATTGACTATGAGTACATCTACCCCTCACCATTGCATTACGTTGCATTTTGTTAGCAATGTACTACTTGTATCAAATCTTATAACTACCGCTTCTGGGACGATTCACGATATATTTCATTATGTGCTGCATGGCTGCACTAGTTCTTCGGTTAGCgaatctctcttccttctgacTTCTAATGTAATCTCTTCCGTCAGGCGGAGCCCTTTTATTTTGGGTTTCCTTTAGCATCAAGTCGAGCTGCCGATAAGTATCTTTCAAATTCCTATACTCTGTTTGCCATGCACGCTTATTATCAACTGTCGACCACAAGCATCTGTCACTCAACCTCCTGAAGGATACTTTGTGTTGGGCAGGGCGTAGTAGTGCGTTGATTGATGAATCAAGAGCCGCCGCTTGAGGCCTGATAAGCTACGAAAGGCTTGGAGGATATGTCCCACCGCTACATCATTCAGGTGTTCTCCTGAGTGAAGGCCAGTTCGAGATATTTGGACGGTAGTGGGGAGAAGTTTGATAGAACGAAGTAAAATGACTTGTGACCGTCTCGTTAGGTTGTCGACCCAACCTTGTCTACTTGGCGGGAATATGTGCCAGAGTCGCCAAAATAATAGGTATTTAGTCAGATACAGGGGAAGGCCCGGTAGGTTAATGGATGAATAAACGGTCTAGATTTATCTCCACCGTCTTCCATTAAGTTAAGGATGAAAGCATTGTTCGCGGGATATGAACGCCGCTGTCTTGCATGTATGAAATCAAGCACGTGAGAAGGTCTGGCAAACATTCAAGTCATTCATTCTGCGCTTCTAGGGCGATGGGTCAGATACAAGAAGATAATGAGAAAAAGATGCAAAAAAGCCTCCGGCGGGGCTCGAACCCGCAACCGCACGATGACGAATGAATGATTGATGGCCCATAACCGGTTCAAGCAGACTCGTTAAGAGTCGTGCGCGCTACCGATTGCGCCACGGGGGCAAATTTGAATCTCCCCGGTGCGAGTCGAACGCACGACTTTCAGATGTGACTTTGGAAACCAATTACAGTCTGACGCTCTAAACCACACTAAACTACGGAGAGTTCGGATGTAAAGTTGAATTCTTGCATATAGTTGACGTCTTCTACAAGATGCAAACGTTTAATGGTTCGTGGTAAATCGTAAGGGCCTTGGAGAAAAAGCTCCTTGGCTATCTTCGCCTAGGCTCGACACAAGCCCCTCGACGTGGACATCGACCGGTCAACCATTGTTGAAGCAGCAGGTCGGTGCCTTTTTCGTGtatttttctcttctttttctgaGCCCTGATAAGAATCATATCTATCGCAGAATTTGATGATCTCGAGCATCTATTAGGATCCCAAAAAAGCATAGAGTGTGACGTCAGGAAATGATCTGCGGGAACTGAAGGCAGGAGCTGGACACAACGATTCTAATGTTTTTTATTTAAAGCGGGAATCGTTTGCGAATCCGAAGATATCTTATGACCTGGGGGATAGGTTGCAATGACGACGCTATGCCCTCCTGGTAAACGAGCACTAATATGCCCATTGCTTCCGATTGATAATACTCTTGTGTAAGTTTTCTGCTGATCGTCGGCCAGCTGCTGGTTCTCTGCCTTCTGCTGCTCGTGGTAATCTTGATCGTCCAGACTTGGAGTGCTAACCAAAGCTTAATCAAGAAGACCGCCATGCCTCGGGCTTCTAAATAATTTAGCCACTAATAGACTCCTTTTTTAGCATGTATATGATGTAGTTTATCATAAAGAAAACTGTGAtcagagagagaagaagagaggcgCGCAGCTGAAAGAATCAATAACCGAGAGCTGATTCTCTTCAGAAGCTCAGGAAATGAATGGAGGGCAGCACTTCAAGACGCCCAAGTACAGTAATTGAATTATCAATTCTCCTTCATACTTCACCTTCCGGACGTTTGCCCTAGTTGTTAGTGTGACAAGCAGAGCTTTTCTCTCTGGCTTCAAACATTACAGTTATAAATATCGTACTTATTGTGCATAGAATGCAAAACATACTGGATGCTTGGAGGCTATGAATGCTATGGCGTGGTCGATGTGCTTCTAGCGCATGCGCTGCGGTTGTGCGGTGAACGAAGCTACAAGTAATAATACTAAATAGATGTTGTTATTTAGGCTCGCGGTACAATACGTCGGTGTTCGAAAAGTAGTTCCGCAATTTGTGACTATAGAAGGTCCCGGCCTCCTAGTCTGTCATCCATCACGCAGCTCACTGCATCACCTGCAATCTTTCTTGGATCTTGTTCGTTGGAGCCCTTGTCCCTATTATTGTTCCCTCTCCCGTCTCCACtctcccatttttctttttttcccttgtAACAGCAAACCCGACAAGAGCAGAGTATTCGCCACTGTTGTCGCCTCGTTCACATTGCTGCGTGGCCGATGTATTTGGATAGAGACGTAAGAGGTCGTTACATCTTATTTCACCCTCCAGTCTTAAAGGCCAACCCGTCTCTCCGCACTTCATAGATAACGACTTAACCGATTTTTCTCATAAACCACAGCCCGAATCCACTTCCCGTATGACGTAGTGGCCGAGGAACGGTACGCAATAGTACGCCAGTAAAATCAATCTAATATTTTTTCATGCTCGATGGCTAGCAATAAGACAGACGTCATGCCTCCAGATCCTAgaaagcttgaagatggagagctAGATAAATCTTCTCAATGCATGTGGTGATATATAGATGCAACGACTATAGCTTTTCCCCCACTTTTTTTCCACACCATACTATCTCACCTAATCGCTTCTCGACCCAAGAACAAACCATATCCGGATGTCAGAACCAAACACATCTTCTGTTACTCAAGGCGTTAAGgacttcttcaagagtACGGCCAAGCCAGACTCCACCGAGGTACGTTCTTGGGCAGGCAGATAGTTCGAATTCTGCGGAAGCTGACAAACCACGGATAGGTTTGCACTGAGACCGCCCCCGAAGTCGTCGAGGAGCATATTAGGCCCCAAGAGCACACTGAAAGTGTTGAGGCTATTGACCGTGAAAGGCACATTCACCATCACCAGGTGAGCACAACGCGATGCTTCTACTGATCCATTTTCTCTAACGATGTCGCAGCACCGAATTCAACCCATAGAGCACAAGCAGGCTCTGGACCCCAAGCATGTTCATGTCACTGCCCCTGCCGTCGTCCGTGAGCATAAGGAGGAGATGCTTCCCGAGCATCAGGAGACCCtccaaaagcaaagaaCTTTGCACAGCAACCAGCAGACCACCGGCGATGTCGAGAAGTCTCATGCTCACTTGGGAACCCATGTTAACCAGCATGAGCACCACCATATCCACGAAACTGGTGAGTTACAGTGGAATTACATTGCGTATTGAAATGTGTCTGACTCAGAACAGTTCAACCTGTCATCCAGAGGGAGACCATTCAGCCTACCGTTGTCCACCACACGGCTGCAATCCATGAAAAGGTCCATGATGCTCCTATCGTCCACGAGGTCACCACTTTACCTACTATCGGCCACAACGACTTcttgaaaatgaaggagggCCTCAAGGGGGCCACGCACGCCGACAAAGGACACCAACACCAGTTCTGTGAGTAGCGTCGAGGTCATGGCGTAGTCGGATACATTGCTAATGACGCGCAGACGAGGGTGCTCCGCGAGTTGGCAGTCAGCAAACTTCTACCGCCAATGTCGCTTCCACCACAAATGCCGCTTCCAACAAGGAAGTTCCTACTGCCTAATAAGTATTTTCCGaatatttttttttcctggGGATTGTGAAGAATTCATATTGAGATTGGGCATTTGTAGCTATTAAACTGTTATAAGCATTATTTGTATATACACGATAGTTTGGGAACAATattggaagggaaagtaGAGAGGATGCAAAGATTCTCTTCACAGCAGTTGATCTTCGGGCCGATTTGTTTAGCAGTCCCGCTGGAAATTACTGGCAATCTTCCAAGAAcggatgaaaagatggttGGAGGCCTATAGCAAAGATCATCCTGGTAATCGAAACAGTGGAATTTGATAGCCTTTGGAGTGCTATTCGATTTACAAATGATAACTCTCCCCGTAAAAGGATGCACGTAAGAATAAACGAAAtaagaaaagaaataactgacgaagacgatcatcaacattccccttttcctttttgttgCTTTCTAATGCTGAGATCAGTGATGTCATGACTTTCCATGTTTGCTCACGTATAATTCTGTAGATATCCCGCCAAACGAACGAACTGTCGgtccttgatcttgatcATTCCAGCTATCCCATTCCCAACAGAATAGACTACGAACATTTTTGAGTCATTTGGGCTATAGAATTAGCAGAtgccctcttccccttccgcTCTCGAGAGACGTCCAACCAAGATTAcaaagatggatgattcTATGGACGTCGCGGAGGCCATTACGGGGACTGCTCCTGTGCCTTCGTGAGTATGCTTGTGTCCTCACGGTGCACGTGATGTAAGGTATTCTGACGTTCGAAACAAGGTATCGACCAGACGCAAAGGCAAGGCGTTACGACCGACAACTTCGGTAGGTCTAT
The DNA window shown above is from Cryptococcus tetragattii IND107 chromosome 12, whole genome shotgun sequence and carries:
- a CDS encoding 60S ribosomal protein eL32 — its product is MPAHIPIVKKRTKHFKRHQSDRYHGVKESWRKPKGIDNRVRRRFKGQIPMPKIGYGSNQKTRHLLPSGHKELLVHNLSELELLLMHSGKYAASIAHGVSSKKRVEIIARAKVLGVKVTNAAAKLRTEEA
- a CDS encoding diphthamide biosynthesis protein 2 is translated as MSDAFSTPADHVLSHPELEEILENAQAGPSSMGDGAEGLSIEEAFEVDETVRRVLEGGYKTIGLQFPDELLPSSVSVYRAIQTRVGHTGAQAYVLADSTYGNCCPDVLSCLHLPADFLVHYGHACLTPTDALPVHYVFPRQKLDVKQAVRSLLRASKDELGDEGKKGIVVVWDVSYDWLAGDIRDTFSQDLSVPISFAFIQKPVVAPQKVLKDGKGKTPALRSVEPPQGLEMNDCVLWYIGEEGRSCMNLQMTHANNPLFIYSPSSQSVSPLHRSTSRLLSRRLFALHQALSADVFGLIVSNIGLASSKPLLARLREDLKRAKKKSYTLSVGRLNPAKLANFAEIECFVLVGCAEGGVVDSKDFLRPIITPWELELALQGPEHVWVPEKWTLDLDTVLKDAQEREAQNEQDPSTTDSDDDSPEFSLITGTLRTKKRFATGNGGQASDNTNLLEDRVRDLTLRNQNFSLSKLESAGSTFLASREFQGLQPRYGMDEPSVLEQGRSGVARGYTEEK